Part of the Haliotis asinina isolate JCU_RB_2024 chromosome 8, JCU_Hal_asi_v2, whole genome shotgun sequence genome is shown below.
TACATATGCCTTACAGAATAGCTATTTTGAGTGTTATTTACAACAGTCCTGTGAAGTGTAGACCAGATTATGGTTTGTGTAGGTCAGTTATACATGAGACTTGGCCTCCATCATCAGCTACATGAATCTTGTCTCTGTTGCAGGATGTAGGAACCAGTCATCTGTGTGATGGTCTGTATGAACAGAACCTGGACACAGGGCTGAAGACACTGGTGCTGTGGAACAACCAGATCACTTATCAAGCAATGGCCTCTGTTGCTAAGGCACTGGTATGTTAAAGCAGGCTCATGTTTTTAGTTGGTATGAAACCATACTGTTATTAATATTTGCTTGGAAGTTTCAGCTTGAGCTTCCGATTCAGCAGGTCAGTGGGGTAACTTAATTGTTAAAGTATCCGCTTATCAAACTAAACTCCCAGGTTTAaatctctacatgggtacaatgtgttaagcccatttctagtgtcccttgcagtgatattgctggaatattgctaaaagcggagtaaaaccatactatCTGCTGTGATTCAGCACAACAAAGATATTCAGATCTTTAAGATGTCACTTAGCTACAACATTTTACACTGCCTACCATTAAAAAAACCAAGCGTAGCACAAAAAAAAGTTGGGTTTTTTCTTTATCGAAAATCTGTCTGATATTTGCAAATTCTTCTAACAGAAATCAGCAGAGTGTTTGGAAACACTGAACTTGGGGCACAACAATGTCACCAATGAAGGGATGCACATCgtcaaggatgggttgctgaagagcaaAGCTCTGTTGCGACTGGGACTGCAGGGAACGAAGGTCTCATGTGAAGGTCAGTGTTGGAGGTTTGAAGTGGAGATGGGTGGTGATTGGGTTGGGATGGGTGTGTTTGGTGGTGATCATTTGATAGGATACGGAATGACCTATAAGATACTATAGTATTAGTTTACCTTCCCAAGTGCCACTACACTGGTGTCTCAGTGTTCCAGTTGTCATACCGATGATATGTGATGAGAAGGCACTGATGTCATCGTCTATACCATTTTGTTTAATGTTATCATTAGTACCATGTCTTGACTTCAGCTGTAATGTTGAATATGTTCATGTGTACACAAATGTTGTGAAGTTTTGAGTATATTAATTGTTCATTGCCTTCACGATCAACACATACAAATCCAAGCCTAGCATATTTTCTTAGGtgtatctatctgtctgtgtgtctttctgagtgtctgtctgtctgtctgctgtTGAGGCATCTTTTTACATTGTTAGGAAATATTATGATGTTGAAATTTGTGCATCTATCTCTTTTGTTGTTATATCACCATATTTTTCTCAACAGGAGCGGTAGCCTTAGCTGAGTTTGTGGCAGACAGCCCTCGACTTGTTCGTCTAGACCTGCGAGAAAATGACATCAAGACAGCTGGACTTATGGCCCTGTCTCTGGCCATGAGAGTGAATGACACGGTTGTCAGACTTGACTTGGATAGAGACACAAAGAAAGAATCTGTAAGTCCTTGTTCATGTACATTCTGAAATAGTCTTACCAACTGGAATACTTTTAATTTGCTTTGAAGAATAAATGCCATTGTTTCCAGATACACTGTACATTAGCATTGTATGTCTGTTTTTGTGGAATGGAAGAGATAATATGGCAATATAGTTTGAGAAAGTCCTAGAAAAATTCTCAGTCTGATAGAATTTGTAGTAAGGACATAATTACTCATCTTTTTTGTACAGGGGATGAAAGACTACGCAGAGCAGCAGCGCCGCTTACACCAAGAGATTTTGGTGTACTGCGAGCGTAACCAGAAACAAACTGCGGAGAGGGAAGAACGTCAGAAACAGGAGAAAGTGGAACATGCTCGGCAAGAAGCTGCACGTCAAGAGGTAGTGAATGTAGTGAGAGCTGCACAAGAGGCTCTTCAGACAGACATGGATTACATTCCCTCAGCTGAAAAGATCCAGAGACCAAAACTTCTCTTCTCTAACATTCTGGCCCCTCAGCGGTCTCTGGAATCGCCAGGTGACTTCCATGAGGACAACATTCCAGTCACCTCCCCACCTGCGTCGTCCCAGAACCTTTCTCTGTGTCTCCCTGCCACAACAACATCACAACAGTTGCTGTCTACTCCACCAGCAGACATGCTGTTGAGTCCTCAGTACATACCCAAACTAATAACAGCCAAGAAGATTTTTTCTGTGAACAGAGTGACAGAGAGCCTGCCTTCTCCAACCCTGGTTGCTGGTCAACCAAGTGAAGCCAGTTCCTCTCTCAACCTCCTCGCAGCTAGTCAGGTCCCTGGGGCAGTGCTCTCCCCTGCCATCAGCCCCACCACACTGTGTCAGGATCTCGCCACAGAAACTGTCAAGGAATATATAGAACAGATTGTATCCGAGGCTGCAGAGAGTGGTACAAGACCTGTGCCAGATGACAAGACAAGTGTAGACTCTGAACAGACTGCAAACACTTCCTCAGGCGATGGACAAAAGGAAGAGGGTAAGGCTGTCGGGAAGGACAGTGTTTCAGAACAAAACGAAGGTAGTGAAGCAGATAGTAGTGCTACAGAGGACATGCAAAATATTGAAGCTGCCTCCGCAGATGGAGTGGTTGTGCGTGATGAGGAACCAAGTCAGTGTGATAAATCAAAGGATGAAACTCAACCAGAATGTGCAACTGAAGGACATAGTGCTCTGACACAAATTAACAGTCAGAACACTAAAGAAACATGTGTGAAACCAGATCCTTCCAACCAGACTGAGACTGAGCAGTGGCAAACCGTGGACTCATCTGACTTGCAACAGTCCGGACAGTCCACTATCACCACAGGGGAGACAGAGAAGCCAGATTTCTACACCAACCTTTCTTTAAATGGACTTGCTCGTGAGCTGGCCAGTGCCTTGGACACTGTTGATGAACAGACAGATAAGGAAGTAGCTGCCACTACAAGTAAGTAACTCATTATTCACTAGCATGCCAATAATCAGTATTGGAGAATAACAACAAATAGTGTTTCAAGTCCTGCACTAAAATATTAATATTCTCACCTTTATATAGAATTTTCTGTAACATGACCCAGCATGGCCCTAACATTATCGATATTATCATTGAATATGATCAGAATTATATCATCATTATCAGTGTTCAAAGTTATGAAGGCTCCTTTCATAATTctaatgacattgtgtaatatcaggggttcaaaaatcccatggCCCaacgcccgggacaagtcagttttcatttcaggcagtGGTATCTTCCTTGTCCATTGGCTACTAGATAATCTCTGCCAATGCTTTCAAACGGCAAATAAACGTGATAAACTTcaatttaatttcatatctgctctgTAGCTGTTAAATTTATTTATAATCAAGTAGAGTCCTCCTTCGTTGCTGTTTATCACTTCTCGATTGATAGTcctgtaaacattaacatcaaattcCATGTTGAGTTAtgctttcataattacatcatcatgattatttcATAAAAACCAGGGCAAGAGGAAACTTAGcaaggacaagttactttcttaaagtcccttgtcctgtggcaagtggcttttaaaataACTTTTGAACCCCTGAATATTAGGGTTGTTCTTCACAATGAACATGCATAAACAAACCTATGAATACCACTTCAACAACCATTCCAAGTCTTGCTAGTACCTGTGCCACACACATTTCAGCATGATAATAACTCATAAAGTCAACAATATGTATTGATAGTTATAGGTATACAGGTGTTCTACTGTTTGTACCATAAGTCATAAATGTTTCACAGTAtcctattttctttttttttagcAATGTATTGATGTCTGGTTGTGTCATGTCTGAGTTCAGTGAAACTCACTAGAACATGTTTTAACAGATTATAACAATGGTATTTTGGAATGGCATTGGAAGTGATACATGTAAGAAGAGGGGTCAGGGATGGAAATATCACATTGCCCAACATACTAGTGTATATCTCTTTGTTTCGGTGTCCATTTGACTTTccaatgtaaaatatgttgcttattttaaaaataaacaagaaaatcaGTCGGTATAGTGGAAAAATAGTCAGGGCAAGTGAATTCACACATGTCACTGTACCGGAGTAGACTAGCTGCTTTAAAGCTATTTCCACCCATAGGGTAGTTGTTAGAATATTTGGACGTCAGCCTCTGTGCTGTGAGGAGCACACTGTTAAGaatgtaagaatgttttcctcACAAGTAGAAGTCAACTGCTGTATACTTTGTGCCCTTttataacaaaacaatgaacactTCAACAAGTTCACTAGACatgattttctttatttttgttgTGATACTTACATTTAACCAGCTTCCCGTTTTACAAAATGTGACTTTGATCAGTGCTGATTTTCAACATCTTACACGGTGCACTAGCTGAGCTGTAGTTGTATGTTTTAATTTCATCAGATGAGTTTAGTACGACTGATGACTTTGAAAAAGAATTAGACGCCATGTTGGCAAGTGTTGGTCTATATTTACCTTCACAACTGCGTAAGTATTACACATGAGCCTTCCAAGGGATTAAGTCTGAACTGCTTGTTGCATGTTGCTTTCGGATCCTCATCAACCCTTTCAACACCTTCCTGTACAGACACATGCAACTTTCACTTCTAACTGACATTCTCTTCACTGTCTTCACGAATGGTGTTTTAAAGCTGCAGGACATTGGGGCCTGTAGCTTAGTGTAACTAACTGTAAGTTTCAggtgtctgtctgacccactgaaattTTGGTGAAAATACACAGGGCCCATAGAATGAAATATAAAGACATTTCACATTTAATGTTTCTTATAATTGCAGTTGAAATTATTACAAATGTAAACTTTAGAAACAGCAAACATGTACCGTCACTTATAATACAGTCAAATCCCAATGTGTCAAGTGCcaacatttcaaatattatgCATAACTTGAAGTACCTGTCGGTCCTGACCATTCCCTGTTACAGTTGTCAGCATTTGATTTCCACTTACAAAAATTCATCTCATGACTCGAGAAGGAAATTTGGTTTCGTGAAATTCAAACAACAGCTGTCTGGTATACATAAGCTGAAGTCAGTCAGTGAGAAGTGTATTGGTGTAGCTAATCGATCCAATTAACAAACCAGCGTGGCTCTCACCTTTTCGCCCTTGAGGGGCGAGTTCAAAAGGCAGATTAGTAATTAGTAAGGAAACGAAACAATTAGCACATGACATTGAGTTAACTCAACTAAATCAGTGATCATCTGATGATTTAGTTTCTGTAAAAGTCAGGAGTAATTTCAACATTTTCCTTGCTTGGAAAACATCCACTAATTTGTGGATAAATGTAAGAGTAattcacagaaacaaacattaatgTCAGACTTTTTCCAGAAGTGATCTCGTCTTTTTTGTTTCAACAAGATTCAAGATGGCATCATGCAAATCTGTCGATTTCCAGTAAATTTTGTTAATGGATCTTAAGAGGTACATGTAATTTGTATTTCATTATGCTAGTACTGAACTGTCGTACTAAGGGAGTTGTTCAATTTTCAATCATTTTTTTTCTACCCTCATATACATACCTAAGTCTCAAATACATTGACAGGTCAAATTCAGTACTTGGTCACCAGCGATTCAACTCATCAGAATTGGACTGTACTTTAGTCAAAATCTGTGAATATACAGTCAGAGACTTGCCCTGGCAGGTTGTAGACTTCAGACCATCATCAAGTCTGATGAATTTGTCCAAGGATCAGACGCCATTCATAAACACTGTCTTCATGCAGTAAGTTAGAACAATTCAGAATAAACATGGTAAAAGATTTGATTTTAATCAGTTTGCACTGACATTGTTAATATGGTTTATGGATTATATCTAGAGGAGCATTGTCCCTTCGAGGCAGCAACCTCTTGTGCCACCAGTAACGTCGATGTTCATAGAGACGTCATGCGTATTCATGTTGTCAGGTTTATTTCATATGTTCATGGAACTCAGTGACTGtgtcaaaaatatttatgtcactCAGTTGGCTGTTTCAGTTACTGAATGTAATGTCCTGTCTTCCTCTGCTCAATGCATCCACATCTCCTGCCTTATCATTGACTGAAAGTAATAAATGGTCCAATCGGATTTGAGCTTTCACATTTTTTGAAAAATTGTAACTATACTCCTGAAGATACAAGAGAGGTTTCTACTTACAATTGATCACAGACACGTCATCCACTAGTTTATGTTAATACAGTCTGAAAAAGTTGCAGGTATCAGTCTGCAATTCATTTTGTAGTGACTGAATGACCTTcactgtgtttgtatttttgtcatgAAGGATTAGATGATGAAATAAGTCCCAGATATATTGTTGTAATGATGTTCTGAATCATCTATATCATAACTTCTGCAGACTCATTCATATTCAATGCACATAAAAGATGTATTGGATAGGGTTTTTTTTCCTTTCCATTATCATTTTGTGGGATGTATATGAGGTATTGTATATTCATGATGATTTCTGGATTCTTGGGTCTTCTTTCCATTTCCTATTAGCATGTCTGCGCCATATTTATGAGAGTTTTGGAAAACTGTtttgatgatcatcatcatttcctgtttgtttggtttttttctggGTACAATTCACAGCCTTGGTTAATTACACCAGGAGAATATGGTGAAAATGTGTACTAAAAGGACTTAGCATGCAAGATTTGAAAAGGAATAATTCATGGTCTACTGTATATGCAGTTCAtgagaaatgttttaaaagcaTGCTCAATTAGTCAGTTTTGTATCAAGTTTAAAATTAAGATATAATGTTGTACTCTTTATTTTGttattcagtatatttatttttaaattaaacatgttaaaataattTTAGACATATCCAGTTTATTCTTAATTGATTAGAGGATAGTGCTTatgtttaaaaaagcaatattgAATTCCAGTCTTACAATGGTTATAGG
Proteins encoded:
- the LOC137295414 gene encoding protein phosphatase 1 regulatory subunit 37-like isoform X2: MTMTEPTSHSSDTKTENGQLKEFVSAQKDVPTSSSGQEVNKVAYQSGGGSQPCEDGGPLMRNDDSDSSSEEKAFQDSSAKFEKRGVKFHEGIVAGYKDAPDPWKDARGWTWHEVMMAYRLSCEKHNTKPLSRIIQQIQGLVDNGKRQELFSLKGEKLDHKHCESIEEILRRIQFNVIDLEGCHLEDESAVALFDMIEFYDSACQLNISFNKNIGLRGWQACSKLIRRTPHLVHLDMRNCDLNERSIPIIGRALKLGSTLTVLHLENISLSGRALIILVAALKMNETLLELFLADNKLMPSDGIQLGNLLKYNHKLELLDLRNNHLQDVGTSHLCDGLYEQNLDTGLKTLVLWNNQITYQAMASVAKALKSAECLETLNLGHNNVTNEGMHIVKDGLLKSKALLRLGLQGTKVSCEGAVALAEFVADSPRLVRLDLRENDIKTAGLMALSLAMRVNDTVVRLDLDRDTKKESGMKDYAEQQRRLHQEILVYCERNQKQTAEREERQKQEKVEHARQEAARQEVVNVVRAAQEALQTDMDYIPSAEKIQRPKLLFSNILAPQRSLESPGDFHEDNIPVTSPPASSQNLSLCLPATTTSQQLLSTPPADMLLSPQYIPKLITAKKIFSVNRVTESLPSPTLVAGQPSEASSSLNLLAASQVPGAVLSPAISPTTLCQDLATETVKEYIEQIVSEAAESGTRPVPDDKTSVDSEQTANTSSGDGQKEEGKAVGKDSVSEQNEGSEADSSATEDMQNIEAASADGVVVRDEEPSQCDKSKDETQPECATEGHSALTQINSQNTKETCVKPDPSNQTETEQWQTVDSSDLQQSGQSTITTGETEKPDFYTNLSLNGLARELASALDTVDEQTDKEVAATTNEFSTTDDFEKELDAMLASVGLYLPSQLQLTSEENTTPMGDNSS
- the LOC137295414 gene encoding protein phosphatase 1 regulatory subunit 37-like isoform X1, yielding MTMTEPTSHSSDTKTENGQLKEFVSAQKDVPTSSSGQEVNKVAYQSGGGSQPCEDGGPLMRNDDSDSSSEEKAFQDSSAKFEKRGVKFHEGIVAGYKDAPDPWKDARGWTWHEVMMAYRLSCEKHNTKPLSRIIQQIQGLVDNGKRQELFSLKGEKLDHKHCESIEEILRRIQFNVIDLEGCHLEDESAVALFDMIEFYDSACQLNISFNKNIGLRGWQACSKLIRRTPHLVHLDMRNCDLNERSIPIIGRALKLGSTLTVLHLENISLSGRALIILVAALKMNETLLELFLADNKLMPSDGIQLGNLLKYNHKLELLDLRNNHLQDVGTSHLCDGLYEQNLDTGLKTLVLWNNQITYQAMASVAKALKSAECLETLNLGHNNVTNEGMHIVKDGLLKSKALLRLGLQGTKVSCEGAVALAEFVADSPRLVRLDLRENDIKTAGLMALSLAMRVNDTVVRLDLDRDTKKESGMKDYAEQQRRLHQEILVYCERNQKQTAEREERQKQEKVEHARQEAARQEVVNVVRAAQEALQTDMDYIPSAEKIQRPKLLFSNILAPQRSLESPGDFHEDNIPVTSPPASSQNLSLCLPATTTSQQLLSTPPADMLLSPQYIPKLITAKKIFSVNRVTESLPSPTLVAGQPSEASSSLNLLAASQVPGAVLSPAISPTTLCQDLATETVKEYIEQIVSEAAESGTRPVPDDKTSVDSEQTANTSSGDGQKEEGKAVGKDSVSEQNEGSEADSSATEDMQNIEAASADGVVVRDEEPSQCDKSKDETQPECATEGHSALTQINSQNTKETCVKPDPSNQTETEQWQTVDSSDLQQSGQSTITTGETEKPDFYTNLSLNGLARELASALDTVDEQTDKEVAATTKLTSEENTTPMGDNSS